GTGGACCCGCTGGATCTGTGGGAGACGCCACCCTTCGCGCCGCGCCTTGCGGAAGATGCCGCCGGGCGCAAGCGCATCGTGGCGCGCGGGGCCTGCGATGACAAAGGCCAGGTCTTCACCTTCATTGAGGCGCTCAGGGCCCTGAAGGAGGTGGATGGGCGCCTGCCTGTGGACGTGACCGTTTTGCTGGAGGGCGAAGAGGAATGCGGCTCGCCGAGCCTACCCGCCTTCCTCGCCGCCCATGCGGGGGAACTCGCCGCCGACGTGGCGCTGGTGTGCGACACCGGCATGTGGGACCGGGAGACGCCCGCCATCACCACGGGCCTGCGGGGCATCGTCCATACCGAACTCACCATCATGGGGCCGGACCGGGACCTGCATTCCGGCCTGTTCGGGGGCGCCGCGCGCAATCCCGTCCATGTGCTCGCCCGCATCATAGCCGACGTGCATGACGGGCAGGGGCGCATCACCATTCCCGGCTTTTACGATGCCGTGGTGGAGCCGACCGACGCGCAGAAGGCGCAATGGGCGGGGCTCGGCCTCACCGCGCAATCCTTCCTTGGCCCGGTGGGGCTCTCCGTGGCGGCGGGCGAAGCCGACCGCATGGTGATCGAGCAGATCCAGTCCCGCCCCACCTTCGAGGTGAACGGCATCTATGGCGGCTATCTGGGGCAGGGCAGCAAGACCATCATCCCCGCCTCCGCCACCGCCAAGATTTCCTTCCGCCTGGTGGCGGACCAGGACCCGGTCGCCATCAAGGAGGCGTTCCGCGCCTTCGTGGAAGCGCGCCTGCCGGCCGACTGCCGAATGACCTTCTCGGCGGGAGAGGGGAGCCGCGCCTTCCTCGTGCCGGCCGACAGCGTGGACCTGCAGAAAGCCGCCGCCGCACTGGAGCAGGAATGGGGCAAGGCGCCGGTGACGGTGGGATCGGGCGGGTCCATCCCCATTG
This genomic interval from Aquabacter sp. L1I39 contains the following:
- a CDS encoding dipeptidase, which gives rise to MSEQVLKRVDDGLEASLGRLFDFLRIPSISTDPAHKADCRKAADFAALALAELGLSAAVRETSGHPVVVARSDTGAPRRVLFYGHYDVQPVDPLDLWETPPFAPRLAEDAAGRKRIVARGACDDKGQVFTFIEALRALKEVDGRLPVDVTVLLEGEEECGSPSLPAFLAAHAGELAADVALVCDTGMWDRETPAITTGLRGIVHTELTIMGPDRDLHSGLFGGAARNPVHVLARIIADVHDGQGRITIPGFYDAVVEPTDAQKAQWAGLGLTAQSFLGPVGLSVAAGEADRMVIEQIQSRPTFEVNGIYGGYLGQGSKTIIPASATAKISFRLVADQDPVAIKEAFRAFVEARLPADCRMTFSAGEGSRAFLVPADSVDLQKAAAALEQEWGKAPVTVGSGGSIPIVGQFKALLGLDTLLIGFGLDDDRIHSPNEKYDLTSFHKGIRSWARILPALA